One segment of Fimbriimonadia bacterium DNA contains the following:
- a CDS encoding shikimate kinase, which yields MGKTTLGRLAAVMLGTTFIDLDEKIEADTGLSIPAIFETYGEQWFRDFEHATLESLQNVSGCVIAVGGGAPCQPENAELIRSLGLRVLLTAEPKSILERVQPIESRPMLAKSSNPSKRIATLMEQRMPWYRQADRELRTDDITPEEGASRLAEMYMEWMTQGG from the coding sequence GTGGGGAAGACCACGCTGGGTCGCCTGGCCGCCGTGATGTTGGGAACGACTTTCATAGACCTCGATGAGAAGATCGAGGCAGATACCGGCCTCTCCATCCCCGCCATCTTCGAGACTTATGGCGAGCAGTGGTTCCGCGACTTCGAGCATGCAACCCTCGAAAGCCTGCAGAACGTATCCGGCTGCGTAATCGCGGTCGGAGGCGGCGCGCCTTGCCAGCCGGAAAACGCGGAGTTGATCCGCTCGCTGGGACTTCGCGTGCTGCTGACCGCCGAGCCGAAGAGTATCTTGGAGCGTGTGCAGCCGATCGAGTCCAGACCCATGTTAGCTAAGTCAAGCAACCCCTCGAAGCGCATTGCAACTCTGATGGAGCAGCGCATGCCGTGGTATCGTCAGGCGGACCGTGAGCTTCGCACAGACGACATCACGCCGGAGGAAGGCGCGAGCCGCTTGGCCGAGATGTACATGGAGTGGATGACCCAAGGTGGTTGA
- the pilM gene encoding type IV pilus assembly protein PilM — translation MAKTFSSAVGIDIGTDTIKIAELRAGRDRPTLAAVAIVPTPRDGVDHNGIFEPGVVAAAIKAAFAEAGVTTKQTVMGISGQASVVVRMLEVPKMTPTELKEHMQWEIQRNIPFAETTIVSDYARVSTPYEPPDAQQMDVVLAVAPQSAIDTIVSVMTAAGLDPVGIDVQAMAISRLLCLGGADGQPPVMVVNMGKSTTSIDVYTAGLLSFPRVLPLGGDTFTQAIADSMSLTIEEAEDLKLRKAEVLVDRLGFSPAAPQPLDYAPEPQPETYQSYDPYVDVSDQGPVFEVEPDVELAPPTHEDYQPGGYDAGEPSYAPEPPPPAEHSLASYDPDTQRVFDAIMPTLEELTSEVRRSVEYFRGRGAGSEVSHILLTGRGSQMKRLPEFFEAALGLPAKPFDVINLVQLGMRRQTEDFVRTNAAALSVAIGMALHAFEE, via the coding sequence ATGGCGAAAACGTTTAGTTCTGCGGTCGGCATAGACATCGGTACGGATACGATCAAGATCGCGGAACTCAGAGCAGGCAGGGATAGGCCGACGCTCGCCGCAGTGGCCATCGTCCCCACTCCCAGGGACGGTGTGGATCACAACGGCATCTTCGAGCCCGGCGTGGTGGCCGCCGCAATCAAGGCCGCCTTCGCCGAAGCTGGCGTCACGACAAAGCAGACCGTGATGGGCATCTCGGGCCAGGCTTCGGTCGTGGTCCGAATGCTGGAAGTTCCCAAGATGACTCCCACCGAACTCAAGGAGCACATGCAGTGGGAGATCCAGCGTAACATCCCCTTCGCCGAGACCACCATCGTCTCCGACTACGCACGCGTATCCACCCCATACGAGCCGCCGGATGCGCAACAGATGGACGTCGTGCTCGCCGTCGCACCGCAGTCGGCGATAGATACCATCGTTTCGGTGATGACCGCCGCGGGCCTCGACCCGGTCGGCATAGACGTGCAAGCGATGGCGATTTCGCGTCTCCTATGCCTCGGCGGGGCGGATGGCCAGCCCCCAGTGATGGTCGTGAACATGGGCAAGAGCACGACCTCGATCGATGTGTACACTGCGGGTCTCCTGAGCTTCCCGCGCGTGCTGCCGCTCGGCGGCGACACGTTCACGCAGGCTATCGCCGACTCCATGTCGCTCACCATCGAGGAAGCCGAAGACCTCAAGCTGCGTAAGGCCGAGGTGCTGGTGGACCGGTTGGGCTTCTCCCCGGCAGCTCCGCAGCCTCTGGACTACGCGCCAGAGCCGCAGCCGGAAACGTATCAATCGTACGATCCCTATGTGGACGTCTCGGACCAGGGCCCGGTGTTCGAGGTGGAGCCCGACGTGGAACTCGCTCCCCCGACGCACGAGGATTACCAGCCCGGCGGATACGATGCGGGTGAACCCTCCTATGCACCGGAGCCGCCTCCGCCTGCCGAACACTCGCTCGCAAGCTACGACCCCGACACGCAGAGGGTCTTCGACGCGATCATGCCGACGCTCGAGGAGTTGACATCCGAAGTGAGGCGCTCGGTGGAGTACTTCCGAGGACGCGGCGCGGGTAGCGAAGTGAGCCACATCCTGCTTACCGGCAGAGGCTCGCAGATGAAGCGCCTTCCGGAGTTCTTCGAGGCTGCACTCGGGCTGCCCGCCAAGCCCTTCGACGTGATCAACCTGGTGCAGCTCGGGATGCGCAGACAGACCGAGGATTTCGTAAGGACGAACGCGGCGGCGCTCTCCGTGGCTATCGGAATGGCGCTACACGCGTTCGAGGAGTAG
- the aroB gene encoding 3-dehydroquinate synthase — protein sequence MVETIHLRTPGGSYDILVGEHILHALTGVLAAASPDGVAVITHPKLLEWYGTELLRAIRDEGLEPIVLTVAAGERSKSYASAGALCEKLSERGLGRQGVIIAFGGGVIGDLAGFVASVYHRGIRYVQVPTTVLAQVDASVGGKVGVDLKAGKNLVGSFLQPLAVIADTTVLRTLPLRHLRNGMAEVLKYGFILSAPFVDFVVGVRRQVERRDPSVLAEIVAACCRYKAEIVGEDERDTTGSRARLNFGHTFAHAIETIFDYRRILHGEAVAMGMVTEAMIARRLGLCDADVPEVIRTAVLAYTLGWQPPRLPPEELVDLMYRDKKVAGGKLVMALPTRVGEVKLVGDVPRDVVMDVLREMDCDG from the coding sequence GTGGTTGAGACGATCCATCTCAGAACCCCCGGTGGCAGTTACGACATTCTCGTGGGGGAGCATATCCTCCACGCTCTTACGGGCGTTCTCGCCGCCGCTTCGCCCGATGGCGTTGCGGTGATTACCCATCCCAAACTGCTCGAGTGGTACGGCACAGAACTACTGCGCGCTATCCGAGATGAGGGACTCGAGCCGATCGTGTTGACCGTCGCGGCTGGAGAGCGTAGCAAGTCCTATGCTTCGGCCGGTGCCCTCTGCGAGAAGCTGTCGGAGCGTGGCCTCGGCAGACAAGGAGTCATCATTGCCTTCGGGGGCGGAGTAATAGGTGACCTAGCCGGGTTCGTGGCCTCCGTGTACCACCGTGGCATCCGCTACGTGCAGGTGCCTACCACGGTTCTGGCGCAGGTGGACGCGTCCGTTGGCGGCAAAGTGGGCGTGGACCTCAAGGCAGGTAAGAACCTGGTCGGATCGTTCCTGCAGCCGCTCGCGGTGATCGCGGATACCACGGTGCTGCGAACTCTGCCGCTCCGCCACCTTCGCAATGGGATGGCCGAGGTGCTGAAGTACGGGTTCATCTTGTCCGCGCCCTTCGTGGACTTCGTGGTGGGCGTGCGCCGTCAAGTGGAGCGACGAGACCCATCGGTGTTGGCGGAGATCGTGGCCGCGTGTTGCCGTTATAAGGCAGAAATCGTCGGCGAGGACGAGCGGGACACGACGGGATCGCGTGCGCGGCTGAACTTCGGCCATACCTTTGCCCACGCCATTGAAACCATCTTCGATTACCGGCGCATCCTTCACGGGGAGGCCGTCGCAATGGGCATGGTGACGGAAGCGATGATTGCTCGTCGCCTGGGTCTGTGTGATGCAGACGTACCCGAGGTGATTCGAACTGCCGTCCTCGCATACACCCTCGGGTGGCAGCCGCCTCGATTGCCCCCTGAGGAACTGGTTGACCTGATGTATCGGGACAAAAAGGTCGCGGGAGGTAAGCTAGTGATGGCGTTGCCCACGAGAGTGGGCGAAGTGAAGCTCGTCGGCGACGTCCCGCGCGACGTCGTCATGGACGTCCTCCGAGAGATGGACTGCGATGGGTGA
- a CDS encoding PASTA domain-containing protein, with protein MIGDILRLRYEIEQRLGEGPLFVTYRARDRVRNRQVALKILRPEYSHLPELRIAIKMYADTMAQYRWPGVATCLGMDEHNGNPFLVFELASGTPLEERMKRLGPMSVPVAVDIAIGIATALDAPHRAGQAFGRLRPANVFANVEGSVMLTDFGLRSVAMAHPDTFRAEVAIAGPYMAPELFIGGEESPAADVYSVGVILFEMLTGERPVRVATGTDAHIMPAVSMRTLNPAVPAALEMLVERATSAQPSVRHKDAVELLLDLKAIRDSLRFGKPSERAVFRAGAAESAAPPPATSTPRIAPGSEAAVHVATPTPTTKPVLKSEPRPEPDVPRWLSLVNISLTLMAILVVMAGAAYLFLSVTKPREATVPALVGKTLVEARQILAERKLKLKVATQAYNDRFPPDAIFATVPAAGEKVKEGATVAVSLSLGPRLVAVPDVRNLSEESARAALAEVGFKKVTVVTREHSTEVPSGAVIRQIPQGGLELDPSQPVQLVLSLGPEPMEPSEEGAVLRTWRIPIAIPAGVAQEVRVQVEFRDDVGSRIVYDAIRFAGEEFEVTVDGYGDRARVTVSLDGKRIYRRYMEPEY; from the coding sequence GTGATCGGCGATATCCTTCGCTTACGATACGAGATCGAACAACGATTGGGCGAGGGCCCGCTGTTCGTCACTTACCGCGCACGCGATAGAGTCCGAAATCGGCAGGTCGCGCTAAAGATCCTCCGCCCTGAGTACAGCCATCTTCCGGAACTGCGCATCGCCATCAAGATGTACGCCGATACCATGGCGCAGTATCGCTGGCCCGGTGTGGCCACTTGCCTCGGCATGGACGAGCATAACGGCAACCCCTTCTTGGTGTTCGAACTCGCCTCGGGGACGCCGCTAGAAGAGCGTATGAAACGGTTGGGGCCGATGAGCGTGCCGGTCGCGGTGGACATCGCAATCGGTATCGCCACGGCCCTCGATGCTCCCCATCGTGCGGGCCAAGCCTTCGGGAGACTTCGCCCAGCCAACGTGTTCGCAAACGTCGAGGGCAGCGTGATGCTCACCGACTTCGGGCTGCGATCCGTGGCCATGGCGCATCCCGATACGTTCCGCGCTGAGGTAGCCATCGCGGGACCGTACATGGCGCCGGAGCTGTTCATCGGAGGCGAGGAAAGCCCTGCAGCCGACGTGTATTCCGTTGGCGTCATCCTGTTCGAGATGTTGACCGGGGAGCGGCCCGTGCGCGTCGCAACGGGGACCGACGCTCACATCATGCCTGCGGTGTCCATGCGCACGCTGAACCCTGCCGTGCCTGCTGCGCTGGAGATGCTGGTGGAGAGGGCGACATCCGCCCAACCCAGCGTACGACACAAGGACGCAGTCGAATTGCTGCTCGACCTGAAAGCTATTCGGGATTCACTGCGCTTCGGCAAGCCCTCCGAGCGGGCCGTGTTCCGAGCCGGCGCTGCGGAGTCCGCTGCGCCCCCACCTGCAACCAGCACGCCTCGCATCGCACCAGGGTCGGAAGCCGCGGTCCATGTCGCCACTCCCACACCGACGACCAAGCCGGTCCTGAAATCCGAACCCAGACCTGAGCCGGACGTACCGCGCTGGCTCAGCCTCGTCAATATCTCGCTAACGCTGATGGCGATCCTGGTGGTGATGGCCGGCGCCGCCTACCTCTTCCTTAGCGTCACCAAGCCCCGTGAGGCAACCGTGCCTGCGCTGGTGGGGAAGACGCTGGTCGAGGCGCGTCAGATACTCGCGGAACGCAAGCTGAAGCTTAAGGTGGCGACCCAGGCCTACAACGATCGCTTCCCGCCAGACGCTATCTTCGCCACAGTGCCTGCAGCCGGCGAGAAGGTCAAGGAGGGCGCGACCGTTGCCGTGTCCCTCAGCCTTGGTCCTAGGTTGGTGGCCGTCCCCGATGTGCGAAACCTGTCCGAAGAGAGCGCGCGCGCCGCCCTTGCAGAAGTGGGGTTCAAGAAGGTGACAGTTGTCACGCGCGAGCACAGCACTGAGGTGCCGTCGGGTGCGGTGATCCGTCAGATCCCGCAAGGCGGATTGGAACTCGACCCGTCCCAGCCCGTGCAGCTCGTGCTTAGCCTCGGCCCGGAGCCGATGGAGCCATCCGAAGAGGGCGCCGTACTGCGGACGTGGCGCATCCCCATCGCCATCCCTGCAGGAGTCGCGCAGGAGGTGCGGGTGCAAGTCGAGTTTCGGGATGACGTCGGGTCGCGAATCGTGTACGACGCCATACGCTTTGCGGGGGAAGAGTTTGAGGTGACCGTAGACGGCTATGGCGACCGAGCCAGAGTGACCGTAAGCTTGGATGGCAAACGAATTTACCGCCGCTACATGGAGCCGGAGTATTGA
- a CDS encoding PQQ-binding-like beta-propeller repeat protein, giving the protein MKHTRWLIGMAMCAFLVGAGVAQNDWPVHRGNQQRTGLNDKADGPNLTQLTWWWPLRKYELPTVAVDNDNSDVPPLVSRTGTWVVPDPENQAIGFVGEDYEYAGCVAARSVDDPTDGADRTFRWTLRPLATQVAHYALYVQFPSSGTTLPGNTRVTPNALEAVYKVEWTQDGVSRSRVYRVSQTVGGYKIRIGGAAVFPASSTSPVYLTLYNTVPVEDNGFGEIVPIENPDNAIVVADAAYLANPPASAQSSPVVVHRGGIPHIYITRNIGSVDPSDPSGVDAQTQGELVCIVPPTPTVPEAVAKWVWSPSQQSNVNNVVDDTSSGFKKDSAWVQATETAGDFYGETSYETTVTTSANQSEWNNARWEPKLSASDNFDIYVWFPSSGETHLNTRNARYIVHYFDPDDGLTEDVIDNVNQEEGGKWVRIGSRSYPNDPERGQLWLEIVNYSPDTGDAGRYVQADAAMFVGGYQGSMVTTPTTANVRVKMRDGSTQNRDVVFVADQAGYIYMVDAIGDRGHTWAYWSYPSTPNTNDPNWEDPNKDADNGAPTIGGFLRTTATVARVGNKDILFIGSTNGRMYAIDCEGRGDYDERTATTGTTKRIWTYPDAVPDVDKSKEKNYASVVVGSPAYKDGVVYFGTTEGRIYALDAAGEGNGTTREKWIYPGRALDGQTEEDPIGAIVGTVSVITTGDGANLVVFGTAPYQLAPGDRYSGRVIALDADGSSNRRTTRRWVYPPLGDTTQVGNFSYGGPCYVPDIQVYQSVSARYDVVYIGAEDGRVYYINARNGELLYRSERGLGGAIRSAPTFAQVVPHEQLPPSRDSIIISTAAGDLIALNAREYGTLSPDRLGEAHWAGQLTEQAEFFGSVAIANGFMYALASNGRLYAFSDQAAPSDYDEGWEPFQETEPPDQSDDIDLKDTIVKRISRESYNQLRALTPGSTSPTPYDLNVVNETILEWGSTIYLVAYNFYIENEGGTVTFQLKGPSNTPRVSAPVKRYAENNPARKPCFAVYAYVVQGSRQAPFTPGEEYWVEATVRPPSGTAVGPFEMEPKPLLIANPLAVRVLNPKGGAANSEIGWTVNSTDNYVKINGSGGKENTVIANQGEINHGMRGSTLIEVADRSLLLYSTGRSLRQVMGTRLDLQFRGGAAAMYKPLPWDIPPVGFPNPSPDYPDIDRRQLGLWSDPLGTRNNLVNNAVGLPNPLGDETARSLVGLPIELETDVPMYQPANIRDGYLAKVYVWVDVDSDKRISGVSTSIVTDLPTAGAEAYRSLSTSLNIPPDEKLAIVEPTIDLGQLAHGVGWTPEPPRSNNNKYFHSSWVDQTSGPYNAFFKPFTVLSYSNVNMLNLRVASLLNQLPVSGPVSDPPLRPVGFFGDGLNPLAWLGADQALVSNLDPRFQSAVTLHKPRPGDRSPTSLRIPDAPYGTTDPNADPPMLGVAVPIGQPVGTYTQYIRVFEDLYNGRNLALDIDPVTNRAFETISEPAPRVKFTVRESRLTSDTEPGSLYQFDYPPTSTNPFRYANVASAAYRDRRTGEMVVAFSSQRESATDLNAPAGAVGNWSIYTGRLGVQQAQFHGTVPPPLLDLYAWRNAASDKWWQLGGGPYPGTSPDSLFTELPGTIVPNSAQYFEPTFPVNINDMPRPYLFWQGSVKKLFQGQEYTEYATFYSEISPSTGRLGTIHKVTGDTGGSAIDAAMPRYRPVVLGGGTGARIFWYGGTTGRYSLFVNETPSVDNPNSWSRPVRIGIPSSLASAKDPYPVAGPAGRIDLIYSGVMKDRNTNELFLATYGPEGPGGFINWERPRTRARINSEVAVLDTARGNVWRTQGIDWAIGGPGSGLDVAVNGRSILGEGERDSSNERIRYRSLLGGYVVVDPAAGTITFPSIAPGPQDIVTVSYTPRVMRLTPSNLGGHTEPVQFVDSRPIGNLAYTFRSTGTAAQANDYVPVDRRWVLYKRGSTAPGQPMTPYYQTYRVGVNLPTPAAVGTTVSVGGNTSFYTVDYTRGKVYFTLADAGRSVNIAYVAAGGGSHQVSATVDWIAESEETTVPIERSIAESQLCAFADPSTERGRPDFIWLFWSSTRNGASDVYFQTISPRFDIVPAGR; this is encoded by the coding sequence ATGAAGCATACTCGATGGCTAATCGGCATGGCCATGTGCGCCTTTCTAGTCGGTGCCGGCGTCGCTCAAAACGACTGGCCGGTACATCGCGGCAACCAGCAACGCACGGGTCTGAACGATAAGGCCGACGGACCAAACCTGACACAGCTCACCTGGTGGTGGCCGCTGAGAAAGTACGAGCTGCCCACCGTGGCGGTGGACAACGACAACTCCGATGTACCGCCTCTCGTCTCGCGCACCGGCACCTGGGTCGTGCCGGACCCCGAGAACCAAGCGATCGGTTTTGTGGGAGAGGACTACGAGTACGCCGGATGTGTCGCGGCACGCTCTGTCGACGACCCGACCGACGGCGCGGACCGTACCTTCCGCTGGACGCTACGCCCCCTCGCCACTCAAGTCGCACACTATGCGCTGTACGTCCAGTTTCCCTCGAGCGGCACCACGCTGCCGGGCAATACCCGGGTTACTCCTAATGCCCTCGAGGCCGTGTATAAGGTGGAATGGACGCAAGACGGCGTGTCTCGCTCACGGGTGTACAGGGTCTCTCAGACCGTAGGAGGCTACAAGATTCGGATCGGTGGCGCGGCGGTCTTCCCGGCGTCCAGCACATCGCCCGTCTACCTAACGCTGTACAACACCGTTCCCGTGGAGGACAACGGCTTCGGCGAGATCGTGCCTATCGAGAACCCCGACAACGCCATCGTCGTGGCGGATGCTGCCTACCTGGCCAATCCACCTGCTAGCGCTCAGTCCTCACCCGTGGTGGTCCACCGGGGCGGCATCCCACACATCTACATCACCCGCAACATAGGCAGTGTCGATCCGAGCGACCCGAGCGGCGTAGACGCGCAGACTCAGGGCGAGCTAGTTTGCATCGTACCGCCCACCCCCACCGTGCCGGAGGCGGTGGCGAAGTGGGTGTGGAGCCCATCGCAGCAGTCCAACGTGAACAACGTGGTGGATGACACTTCGAGCGGATTCAAGAAGGATTCCGCGTGGGTGCAGGCCACCGAGACCGCAGGCGATTTCTACGGTGAGACCAGCTACGAAACGACCGTCACCACTAGCGCGAACCAATCGGAGTGGAACAACGCACGTTGGGAGCCGAAGCTGAGCGCATCGGACAACTTCGATATCTATGTGTGGTTCCCGTCCTCGGGGGAGACACACCTCAACACACGCAACGCCCGGTACATCGTTCACTACTTCGATCCGGACGACGGGTTGACCGAAGACGTAATAGACAACGTCAACCAGGAAGAGGGGGGAAAATGGGTTCGGATCGGTAGCCGCTCCTATCCGAACGACCCCGAGCGCGGGCAGCTGTGGCTCGAGATCGTGAACTACTCACCCGACACGGGTGATGCCGGACGGTACGTGCAGGCCGACGCGGCGATGTTCGTCGGAGGCTACCAAGGTAGTATGGTCACTACTCCGACGACGGCAAACGTCCGCGTCAAGATGCGGGATGGCAGTACACAGAACCGAGACGTCGTCTTCGTAGCAGATCAAGCCGGTTACATCTACATGGTGGATGCCATCGGCGATCGAGGGCACACGTGGGCCTACTGGTCCTATCCCTCCACCCCTAACACCAACGATCCGAATTGGGAAGATCCTAACAAGGACGCCGACAACGGCGCGCCGACGATAGGTGGGTTCCTTCGTACTACGGCGACGGTGGCGCGCGTGGGCAACAAGGATATCCTTTTCATCGGCAGCACGAACGGACGCATGTATGCCATAGACTGCGAGGGCCGAGGCGATTACGACGAGCGGACCGCCACCACAGGCACCACGAAGCGCATCTGGACCTATCCCGATGCCGTGCCGGACGTGGACAAGAGCAAAGAGAAGAACTACGCTTCGGTCGTAGTAGGCTCACCCGCCTATAAGGATGGCGTTGTGTACTTCGGCACCACCGAAGGACGCATTTACGCGTTGGATGCAGCGGGTGAGGGCAACGGTACTACGAGGGAGAAGTGGATCTACCCGGGCCGCGCCCTCGACGGGCAGACCGAAGAGGACCCGATCGGGGCCATCGTCGGTACGGTGTCCGTAATCACGACGGGGGACGGCGCCAACCTGGTCGTCTTCGGAACCGCACCGTACCAGTTGGCTCCCGGCGATCGCTACAGTGGTAGGGTGATTGCACTCGATGCCGATGGCTCGTCCAACCGGCGCACTACACGGCGTTGGGTGTATCCGCCGCTGGGTGATACCACGCAGGTCGGCAATTTCTCGTATGGCGGCCCCTGCTATGTACCGGATATCCAGGTGTATCAGAGCGTCTCTGCACGATACGACGTGGTGTATATAGGGGCCGAAGACGGGCGCGTCTACTACATCAACGCGCGCAATGGCGAGTTGCTGTACCGCAGCGAAAGGGGGCTCGGTGGCGCGATCCGTTCCGCACCGACATTCGCGCAGGTGGTGCCACACGAGCAGCTTCCTCCCTCGCGTGACAGCATTATTATCTCGACTGCGGCCGGTGACCTGATCGCGCTCAATGCACGCGAGTACGGCACTCTCAGCCCAGACCGACTGGGTGAAGCCCACTGGGCCGGTCAACTGACTGAGCAGGCCGAGTTCTTCGGCTCCGTAGCGATCGCCAACGGGTTCATGTATGCGCTCGCATCGAACGGCCGCCTGTACGCGTTCAGCGATCAGGCCGCACCGTCCGACTATGACGAGGGCTGGGAGCCGTTCCAGGAGACCGAACCGCCGGACCAGAGCGACGATATTGACCTGAAGGATACTATCGTAAAGCGAATCAGCCGAGAGAGCTACAACCAGCTGCGAGCGCTTACACCCGGTAGCACCTCACCTACACCCTATGACCTGAACGTCGTCAACGAGACGATACTCGAGTGGGGCTCGACGATCTACCTGGTCGCCTACAACTTCTACATCGAGAACGAGGGTGGAACTGTCACCTTCCAGCTCAAAGGACCTAGTAACACGCCGCGTGTCAGCGCGCCCGTGAAGCGCTACGCCGAGAACAACCCGGCACGCAAGCCATGCTTTGCAGTGTATGCCTACGTTGTCCAGGGCTCGAGGCAGGCCCCGTTCACACCGGGTGAGGAGTACTGGGTGGAGGCGACCGTACGCCCGCCTTCTGGGACAGCCGTCGGCCCATTCGAAATGGAGCCCAAGCCCCTACTGATCGCCAACCCGCTCGCTGTGCGGGTGCTGAACCCGAAGGGCGGAGCGGCCAACTCTGAGATCGGCTGGACCGTCAACAGCACGGACAACTACGTGAAAATCAACGGCAGTGGCGGCAAGGAGAACACCGTCATCGCCAATCAGGGCGAGATCAATCACGGCATGCGCGGCTCCACCCTCATCGAGGTCGCCGATAGGAGCCTGCTGCTCTACTCCACCGGGCGCTCTCTACGACAGGTGATGGGAACACGACTGGACCTGCAGTTCCGTGGTGGCGCGGCGGCCATGTACAAACCGCTGCCGTGGGACATTCCGCCGGTCGGCTTCCCGAACCCGAGCCCCGACTATCCGGACATAGACCGCCGACAACTCGGCCTCTGGTCCGACCCCCTCGGCACGCGGAACAACCTCGTGAACAACGCGGTCGGCTTGCCCAACCCACTCGGCGACGAGACGGCGCGCTCGCTCGTCGGCCTCCCAATCGAACTGGAGACCGACGTGCCGATGTATCAGCCCGCGAACATCCGCGACGGGTACCTCGCCAAGGTGTACGTGTGGGTGGACGTGGACAGCGACAAGCGGATCTCGGGCGTCAGCACCTCAATCGTGACAGACCTGCCCACCGCGGGCGCCGAGGCTTACCGCTCCCTCAGTACGTCGCTGAACATTCCGCCGGACGAGAAACTTGCCATTGTGGAGCCCACGATTGACCTCGGACAGCTCGCACACGGTGTTGGATGGACCCCGGAGCCACCGCGAAGCAACAACAACAAGTACTTCCATAGCTCCTGGGTCGACCAGACCAGCGGCCCCTACAACGCGTTCTTCAAACCGTTCACGGTGCTCAGCTACAGCAACGTGAACATGCTGAACCTGAGGGTCGCCTCGCTGCTGAACCAGTTGCCGGTTTCGGGACCGGTAAGCGACCCGCCGCTGCGTCCGGTCGGGTTCTTCGGCGACGGCCTGAACCCGCTCGCATGGCTCGGCGCGGATCAGGCGCTCGTCAGCAACTTGGACCCGCGGTTCCAGTCCGCGGTCACCTTGCACAAGCCGCGACCCGGCGACCGTAGCCCGACGTCGCTGCGCATCCCGGACGCGCCGTACGGCACCACCGACCCGAACGCGGACCCGCCAATGCTCGGCGTCGCGGTTCCCATTGGCCAGCCCGTCGGCACCTACACCCAATACATTCGCGTCTTCGAGGACCTGTACAACGGGCGCAACCTCGCACTGGACATCGACCCGGTGACGAACCGCGCCTTCGAGACTATCTCCGAGCCTGCGCCTCGCGTGAAATTCACCGTACGCGAAAGCCGCTTGACGAGCGACACGGAGCCTGGGTCGCTCTATCAGTTTGACTACCCGCCCACGAGCACGAACCCGTTCCGGTACGCTAACGTCGCGTCAGCGGCATATCGAGACCGCCGCACGGGCGAGATGGTGGTCGCGTTCTCCTCGCAGCGCGAGAGTGCTACCGACCTGAACGCTCCAGCGGGAGCAGTCGGCAACTGGTCCATCTACACGGGCCGACTCGGAGTGCAGCAAGCGCAGTTCCACGGGACCGTGCCGCCGCCGCTCCTCGACCTGTACGCGTGGCGAAACGCTGCCAGCGACAAGTGGTGGCAGTTAGGTGGCGGACCCTACCCGGGAACCAGCCCCGACAGCCTGTTCACGGAACTGCCAGGTACCATCGTGCCTAACTCCGCACAGTACTTCGAGCCCACATTCCCGGTGAACATCAACGACATGCCCAGGCCCTACCTGTTCTGGCAGGGCTCGGTGAAGAAGCTGTTCCAGGGCCAGGAGTATACGGAGTACGCGACGTTCTATTCCGAGATATCGCCCTCCACCGGACGCTTGGGCACCATCCACAAGGTGACCGGCGACACCGGCGGGAGTGCCATAGACGCTGCCATGCCTCGGTACCGGCCTGTCGTGCTGGGTGGCGGCACCGGTGCGCGCATTTTCTGGTACGGCGGGACGACAGGCCGCTACAGCCTGTTCGTAAACGAGACTCCTTCCGTGGATAATCCGAACTCGTGGAGCCGCCCGGTCAGGATAGGCATCCCATCCAGCCTCGCGTCGGCCAAGGACCCGTACCCGGTTGCAGGCCCTGCGGGCCGCATCGACCTCATCTACAGCGGCGTGATGAAAGACCGCAACACGAACGAGCTGTTCCTGGCCACCTACGGCCCGGAGGGTCCTGGTGGATTTATCAACTGGGAGCGTCCTCGTACCAGGGCCCGCATCAACAGTGAGGTTGCAGTGTTGGACACTGCACGCGGCAACGTGTGGCGGACACAGGGCATTGACTGGGCCATCGGGGGCCCGGGGTCCGGCCTCGACGTTGCGGTGAACGGTCGCTCCATTCTGGGTGAAGGTGAGCGGGACAGCTCGAACGAGCGCATCCGATATCGGTCGCTGCTGGGTGGGTACGTGGTGGTCGACCCCGCGGCGGGCACCATCACCTTCCCGAGCATCGCGCCCGGGCCGCAGGACATCGTGACGGTGTCGTACACCCCCCGCGTGATGCGCCTAACGCCCAGCAACCTCGGCGGGCACACCGAGCCTGTGCAGTTCGTGGACAGCCGGCCCATCGGCAATCTGGCGTACACGTTCCGCAGTACGGGGACAGCCGCACAAGCAAACGACTACGTGCCGGTGGACCGGCGATGGGTGCTGTACAAGCGTGGAAGCACGGCGCCCGGTCAGCCCATGACCCCCTACTACCAGACGTATCGAGTCGGAGTGAACCTGCCGACTCCAGCGGCGGTGGGAACCACGGTGAGCGTTGGAGGGAATACCAGCTTCTACACCGTGGACTACACACGCGGCAAGGTGTACTTCACTCTGGCTGACGCAGGACGCAGCGTTAACATTGCTTACGTGGCCGCCGGTGGGGGAAGCCATCAGGTCTCTGCCACGGTTGACTGGATCGCCGAGTCTGAGGAGACTACGGTGCCCATCGAGCGAAGTATCGCCGAGTCGCAGCTTTGCGCCTTCGCCGATCCCAGCACCGAGCGGGGAAGGCCGGACTTCATCTGGCTGTTCTGGTCCAGCACACGTAACGGAGCTTCCGACGTGTACTTCCAGACCATCAGCCCACGATTCGACATCGTTCCTGCCGGAAGATAG